From Paenibacillus physcomitrellae, the proteins below share one genomic window:
- a CDS encoding tyrosine recombinase, whose product MEERINAFILDLEERKGLTEATLSSYRRDLEQFAEYLAEREIETPDLVTRGVMAQYFVMLKDQGKASSTVTRASVSLRAFFKHLLRESQIRQDPFLHLESPKAARKTPAPLSLQETMALLDMPDTSTLLGLRDKAMLELLYATGIRVSELICLNRQDVDVRLRFVRCGEGTSHERIVPFAASTGEWLERYLAEARQTLLHGQEDEQALFPNRLGGRITRQGFWKTIKKYGQAAGIQAEITPHTLRSSFASHLLSGGADLRTVQELMGHADISSTQAYLNRSGTNIKAVYDKFHPRAAGANIQPEG is encoded by the coding sequence ATGGAGGAACGGATCAACGCTTTTATTCTCGATCTCGAGGAACGCAAAGGATTGACGGAAGCGACGTTGTCTTCTTACCGGCGGGATTTGGAGCAGTTCGCCGAATATCTCGCTGAGCGGGAGATTGAAACGCCTGATCTGGTGACGAGAGGCGTTATGGCGCAATATTTTGTCATGCTGAAGGACCAGGGCAAAGCCTCCTCTACCGTAACGAGGGCATCGGTCTCGCTGCGGGCTTTTTTCAAGCATCTGCTGCGCGAATCGCAGATTCGCCAGGATCCATTCCTTCATCTGGAGTCGCCGAAAGCGGCGCGCAAGACGCCTGCTCCTTTATCGCTGCAGGAGACGATGGCGCTGCTGGACATGCCAGATACGTCTACGCTGCTCGGGCTGCGGGATAAAGCAATGCTAGAGCTCCTCTATGCCACTGGCATCCGCGTCTCTGAACTGATTTGTCTGAACCGGCAGGATGTCGATGTGCGGCTTCGATTTGTCCGCTGCGGCGAGGGGACGAGCCATGAACGGATTGTGCCGTTTGCGGCCAGCACGGGAGAGTGGCTGGAACGTTATTTAGCGGAAGCGAGACAAACCCTGCTGCATGGTCAGGAGGACGAACAAGCGTTGTTTCCGAACCGGTTAGGCGGCAGGATTACCCGCCAGGGCTTCTGGAAGACGATCAAGAAATACGGACAAGCCGCGGGTATCCAGGCTGAAATCACACCGCATACGCTGAGGTCGTCATTCGCTTCGCATTTGCTGAGCGGAGGCGCCGATCTGCGGACGGTACAGGAGTTGATGGGGCACGCTGATATTTCGTCCACCCAGGCTTACCTGAACCGTTCAGGAACCAATATCAAAGCCGTCTACGACAAATTCCATCCACGGGCGGCAGGGGCAAACATACAACCCGAAGGCTGA
- a CDS encoding DUF4227 family protein, with translation MVISIRKWFKALRFAILFCMLVYVFSKLFGIFEHWLSPGDPYRYPEGSAVKAGSMQIQQEEQEDMLERLKLFYRLGE, from the coding sequence ATGGTTATATCCATTCGGAAGTGGTTTAAGGCACTGCGGTTCGCCATTTTATTCTGTATGCTTGTTTATGTGTTCAGCAAGCTGTTCGGCATTTTCGAGCATTGGCTGAGTCCGGGGGACCCCTACCGTTATCCCGAAGGGTCCGCGGTGAAAGCCGGCAGCATGCAGATTCAGCAGGAAGAGCAGGAAGATATGCTGGAACGACTAAAACTATTTTATAGGCTTGGAGAGTAG
- a CDS encoding Fur family transcriptional regulator, translated as MEARIDKIKQQLQSHGYKLTPQREATVRVLLENEDDHLSAEDVFMLVKDKAPEIGLATVYRTLELLSELHVVEKINFGDGVARYDLRTDTSKHHHHHLICVQCGAMDEIREDWLGPLEERLEREFNFTVLDHRLDFHGICHRCKKKEQDKKNEDDTSSQSS; from the coding sequence ATGGAAGCACGGATCGACAAAATTAAACAGCAGCTGCAATCCCACGGATACAAGCTGACGCCCCAGAGGGAAGCCACGGTAAGGGTTTTACTGGAGAACGAAGACGATCATCTGAGCGCCGAAGATGTCTTTATGCTCGTCAAGGACAAGGCTCCGGAAATCGGCTTGGCTACCGTGTACCGTACCCTTGAACTGCTTAGCGAACTTCATGTTGTGGAGAAGATCAACTTTGGAGACGGGGTAGCCCGATACGATCTGCGTACGGATACTTCGAAACATCATCATCATCATCTGATATGTGTTCAATGCGGAGCCATGGATGAAATCCGCGAAGACTGGCTGGGACCTTTAGAGGAACGGCTGGAACGTGAATTTAACTTCACAGTGCTGGATCACCGTCTTGATTTTCATGGCATTTGCCACCGCTGCAAGAAGAAAGAACAAGACAAGAAGAACGAAGACGACACATCATCCCAATCTTCATAA
- the spoIIM gene encoding stage II sporulation protein M, producing the protein MFQMIHRTLKDQTPLYAFVAVLLLMGVVFGALMVNALTLDQQQDISRYLGNFFLNLDPSSVDDKASFWSIAVLQLKWVGLIWLFGLSVIGLPGILILDFLKGVLIGFTVGCMVGQFSWKGLLLALVSVAPHNLIVIPVLLVSSVAAVKFSLGIIRSRVFLSRPGGITEPFLSYTGMIVSMSLILLGVACFETWVSPVLMGWVSPMIGPL; encoded by the coding sequence ATGTTTCAAATGATCCACCGCACGTTAAAGGACCAGACGCCGCTGTACGCCTTCGTTGCAGTGCTGCTGCTGATGGGCGTGGTGTTCGGCGCTCTGATGGTCAACGCGTTAACGCTGGACCAGCAGCAGGATATTTCCCGTTATCTGGGCAATTTTTTTCTTAATCTTGATCCGTCCTCAGTGGACGATAAAGCCTCCTTTTGGTCCATCGCAGTCCTTCAGCTGAAATGGGTCGGTTTGATCTGGCTGTTCGGCTTATCGGTGATCGGGCTTCCTGGAATTCTGATTCTGGACTTTCTGAAAGGGGTGCTGATCGGGTTCACGGTTGGCTGCATGGTCGGCCAATTCAGCTGGAAAGGCCTGCTGCTGGCTCTTGTATCCGTAGCGCCTCATAATCTTATTGTGATTCCCGTTCTGCTCGTAAGCAGTGTTGCCGCCGTCAAATTCTCGTTGGGGATCATCCGCAGCCGCGTGTTCTTGAGCAGACCGGGCGGCATTACCGAACCGTTCCTGTCCTATACGGGGATGATCGTCTCCATGTCGTTGATTCTGCTTGGCGTTGCCTGCTTTGAAACCTGGGTTTCTCCGGTCCTAATGGGGTGGGTATCCCCGATGATCGGACCGCTTTAA
- a CDS encoding endonuclease Q family protein: MLNPYYADLHIHIGRTNSGKPVKISGSRDLTFAGIAKEAAERKGIQLVGIIDCHVPGVQEDIQACLASGEMEELEGGGIRYRDTTILLGSEIEIREPGQGAAHVLVYLPDLSVMASLTDWLSKRMKNITLSTQRLHAPARSLQEEVLRLGGVLIPAHIFTPHKSIYGSAADHMSEVLDLSLIDAVELGLSADSEMAGWISELDKFTFLTNSDAHSLGKIGREYNQLLMQKPTFDEFKKVIRREDGRQVLINYGFNPRLGKYHRTFCGNCGEVLDEAENAVDRCLYCGSPKIVRGVLDRIRSIADREQPYLPPYRAPYQYQIPLEFIPGLGPRKLEALIADFGNEMNILHQAPEEELAAIAGAGPAAVIVQARAGNVRLQAGGGGTYGKVLGKES, translated from the coding sequence ATGTTAAATCCTTATTATGCGGATCTGCACATTCACATTGGCCGGACGAACAGCGGCAAACCGGTCAAAATCTCCGGAAGCCGGGATTTGACCTTTGCCGGTATTGCGAAGGAAGCCGCCGAACGAAAAGGGATACAGCTCGTCGGCATTATCGATTGTCATGTGCCCGGGGTTCAGGAGGATATACAAGCTTGTTTGGCGAGCGGGGAAATGGAGGAACTGGAAGGCGGCGGTATCCGCTACAGGGATACGACAATTCTGCTGGGCAGCGAAATTGAAATCCGTGAGCCCGGACAGGGGGCCGCGCATGTCTTGGTTTATCTGCCGGATTTGTCGGTTATGGCTTCCTTGACGGACTGGTTATCCAAACGCATGAAGAACATCACCTTAAGCACGCAGCGTCTTCACGCGCCGGCCCGGAGTCTGCAGGAAGAAGTGCTGCGTCTTGGAGGAGTTCTGATTCCCGCCCATATCTTTACGCCTCATAAAAGCATCTACGGCAGCGCTGCGGACCATATGTCGGAGGTGCTTGACTTGTCCCTGATCGATGCAGTCGAGTTGGGTCTTAGCGCAGATTCGGAAATGGCCGGATGGATCAGCGAATTGGACAAGTTTACGTTCCTTACGAATTCGGATGCCCATTCGCTTGGCAAAATTGGCCGGGAATACAATCAGTTGCTGATGCAAAAACCGACCTTCGATGAATTCAAGAAAGTGATCCGCAGGGAGGATGGACGGCAGGTTCTGATCAACTACGGGTTTAATCCCCGTTTGGGCAAATATCACCGCACCTTTTGCGGGAATTGCGGAGAAGTGCTGGATGAAGCGGAGAACGCGGTCGACCGCTGCCTCTATTGCGGCAGCCCGAAAATTGTCCGCGGTGTGCTGGACCGGATCCGTTCGATTGCCGACCGTGAGCAGCCTTATCTGCCGCCTTACAGGGCTCCTTATCAATATCAAATACCGCTTGAATTCATCCCGGGTCTTGGCCCGCGCAAGCTTGAGGCGTTGATTGCAGACTTCGGCAATGAGATGAACATTCTGCACCAGGCGCCGGAGGAGGAGCTTGCGGCTATAGCGGGGGCCGGTCCTGCAGCTGTAATTGTACAGGCGCGCGCCGGGAATGTCCGGCTTCAGGCAGGCGGAGGCGGGACCTACGGGAAGGTTTTGGGGAAGGAAAGCTGA
- a CDS encoding NUDIX hydrolase, with protein MNPTSSEHLKEKWISTEPIFQGKVINVQIDTVELPDGSQGKREIVKHPGAVAVLAAHEGKLLLVDQYRQAMGRCELEIPAGKLEKGEDPMEAAKRELEEETGYRCGTIRLLHSFYTSPGFADEIIHLYVAENLTEGEVSPDEDEFLEIYRVTLEEARQFIAEGRIADAKTLLAVYMWQFGMAGESAES; from the coding sequence ATGAATCCCACTTCATCCGAACATTTGAAAGAAAAATGGATATCGACTGAACCCATCTTCCAGGGGAAGGTGATTAACGTTCAGATTGATACGGTCGAGCTGCCCGACGGGTCACAGGGCAAACGTGAAATCGTCAAACATCCGGGTGCCGTGGCTGTCTTGGCGGCACATGAAGGCAAGCTGCTGCTGGTGGATCAATATCGGCAGGCTATGGGCCGCTGTGAATTGGAAATTCCGGCCGGCAAGCTTGAGAAAGGCGAAGATCCGATGGAGGCTGCCAAACGGGAGCTGGAGGAAGAAACCGGGTATCGTTGCGGCACAATCCGCCTGCTTCATTCGTTCTACACCTCACCGGGATTTGCCGATGAAATCATTCATTTATATGTGGCCGAGAATTTGACGGAAGGCGAAGTTTCTCCGGATGAAGATGAATTTCTGGAAATTTACCGGGTGACGCTGGAAGAAGCACGCCAGTTTATTGCGGAAGGACGAATTGCCGACGCCAAAACGCTGCTGGCTGTTTATATGTGGCAGTTTGGCATGGCGGGCGAGTCCGCGGAAAGCTGA
- the mciZ gene encoding Z-ring formation inhibitor MciZ, whose protein sequence is MKSYWSQEQVRLSGKAWQIHHFLKQWERGAESGILLKDWIMQQTAFPKSASK, encoded by the coding sequence ATGAAAAGCTACTGGTCCCAGGAACAAGTCCGATTATCAGGCAAAGCCTGGCAAATCCACCATTTCCTCAAACAATGGGAACGCGGGGCGGAATCCGGTATTTTACTTAAGGATTGGATTATGCAGCAGACTGCGTTTCCGAAGTCCGCTTCTAAATAA
- a CDS encoding M20/M25/M40 family metallo-hydrolase, translating to MINQERLIEQFLELVRVDSETGQEREVAELLKSKFERFGLQVVEDDTQAATGHGAGNLIATLPGNGAAGVDPIFFTCHMDTVMPGKGIKPVITEDGWIRSDGTTILGSDDKAGLAALLEVIQVLKENNVPHGQIQFVITVGEESGLVGSRAMDPKLLDAKYGYALDSNGEVGSICIAAPTQAKLEIEIYGRSAHAGVNPEDGISAIQVAGKAISRMNLGRIDSETTANIGKFEGGGATNIVPDYVKLYAEARSVVQDKVEKQIADMKEAVASACRDYGARGEVHSRIVYPAYHYTDSDAVVQLAKKAAGALGFSGRTFASGGGSDANVFNGHGIPTVNLAVGYEHIHTTSEQIKAEDIGKAARFVLEIIKQASNPS from the coding sequence GTGATTAACCAAGAGCGACTTATTGAGCAATTCCTTGAACTGGTGCGGGTGGACAGCGAGACGGGACAGGAGCGTGAAGTTGCCGAGCTGCTTAAGAGCAAATTTGAACGGTTTGGACTTCAAGTTGTGGAAGACGATACACAGGCAGCTACCGGACATGGAGCGGGCAATCTGATTGCGACCCTTCCCGGGAACGGCGCGGCAGGCGTTGATCCGATCTTCTTCACCTGCCATATGGACACGGTGATGCCGGGCAAAGGCATTAAACCGGTGATCACCGAAGATGGCTGGATTCGCAGTGACGGCACCACAATTCTTGGTTCAGACGACAAGGCTGGGCTGGCTGCCCTCCTTGAAGTGATTCAGGTGCTGAAGGAAAATAATGTGCCTCACGGGCAAATCCAGTTCGTGATTACGGTCGGCGAAGAGTCCGGCCTGGTTGGCTCCAGAGCGATGGATCCCAAGCTGCTGGATGCCAAATACGGCTATGCTTTGGATTCCAATGGCGAAGTGGGTTCGATCTGTATTGCGGCTCCTACACAGGCCAAGCTGGAGATTGAAATCTATGGCCGTTCCGCACATGCAGGCGTAAATCCGGAAGACGGCATAAGCGCTATTCAAGTGGCCGGCAAAGCGATTTCCCGCATGAACTTGGGACGGATTGACAGTGAAACGACAGCCAATATCGGAAAATTCGAAGGCGGCGGCGCCACCAACATCGTGCCGGATTATGTGAAGCTGTATGCCGAAGCACGCAGCGTGGTTCAGGACAAGGTAGAGAAGCAGATCGCGGACATGAAGGAAGCCGTAGCATCGGCTTGCCGGGATTACGGAGCCCGCGGCGAGGTGCACAGCCGGATCGTTTACCCGGCTTACCATTATACTGACAGCGATGCCGTTGTTCAGCTGGCTAAAAAGGCTGCAGGCGCGCTGGGTTTCTCCGGCCGCACTTTTGCGTCCGGCGGCGGCAGCGATGCCAATGTTTTTAACGGACATGGTATCCCAACAGTCAATCTGGCCGTCGGTTATGAACATATCCATACGACTTCGGAGCAGATCAAAGCCGAGGATATCGGCAAAGCAGCCCGGTTCGTTCTGGAGATTATCAAACAAGCGTCGAACCCGTCTTAA
- the prli42 gene encoding stressosome-associated protein Prli42, whose protein sequence is MPKKTMKIVVYVMLIAMVGSALMALIEPFIFE, encoded by the coding sequence ATGCCCAAAAAAACAATGAAAATTGTTGTATATGTAATGCTGATCGCCATGGTGGGTTCAGCGTTGATGGCGCTGATTGAACCATTTATTTTTGAGTAG
- a CDS encoding dihydrolipoamide acetyltransferase family protein, whose translation MPSTKQFIEVVMPQLAESLVSATIGKWLKKPGDPVEAYEPICEVITDKVNAEIPSTIDGVMGEVRASEGEVIAVGEVICVIEIAGEAEGAGTAAGNSAGATAISDAVQADSSAQTGLPAAAGDQSQRARYSPAVQTLAAEHNIDLRQVAGSGMGGRITRKDVLAYIEHGGANGTSLPKQEPMAHVSQAAAPAAATQAQVPQTPAAIQPGIPVQAASEPVRHSGLHLTETPRIPKIEVEGPQSEYFIDVTPIRNTIATKMRQSVSEIPHGWMMIEVDVTNLVHLRNKLKEEFYRKEGINLTYLAFLLKAVVNAIKDYPIMNSVWAVDKIIVKRDINISLAVGTEDSVMTPVIKKADQKNIAGLAREVEELARKTREGKLKLDDMQGGTFTVNNTGSFGSILSQPIINYPQAAILTFESIVKKPVVINDMIAVRSVANLCLSLDHRILDGVICGRFMQRVKDNLESMTLENTKLY comes from the coding sequence ATGCCATCAACCAAACAATTTATCGAAGTGGTTATGCCCCAGCTTGCCGAATCCCTCGTTTCAGCTACAATCGGCAAATGGCTGAAAAAACCGGGTGATCCTGTTGAAGCCTATGAACCGATTTGCGAAGTGATTACAGATAAGGTAAACGCCGAAATCCCTTCTACGATTGACGGGGTTATGGGAGAAGTTCGCGCTTCCGAAGGAGAGGTCATCGCCGTTGGTGAAGTGATCTGCGTAATTGAAATCGCCGGGGAAGCGGAAGGAGCTGGAACGGCTGCCGGAAATAGTGCAGGTGCAACTGCAATTTCTGATGCGGTTCAGGCTGATTCTTCAGCCCAGACCGGACTTCCGGCCGCAGCCGGAGACCAAAGCCAGCGGGCCCGTTATTCGCCTGCAGTTCAAACGTTAGCTGCGGAGCATAACATCGATTTGCGCCAGGTTGCCGGCAGCGGTATGGGCGGGCGGATTACCCGTAAGGATGTGCTTGCCTATATTGAGCATGGCGGGGCAAACGGGACATCCCTGCCTAAGCAGGAACCGATGGCCCATGTCAGCCAGGCTGCAGCTCCTGCAGCTGCGACACAAGCGCAAGTTCCGCAAACTCCAGCCGCTATTCAGCCTGGAATCCCGGTTCAGGCAGCTTCCGAACCGGTCCGTCATTCCGGACTCCATTTGACGGAGACGCCGAGAATTCCGAAAATTGAGGTCGAAGGCCCTCAATCCGAATATTTTATCGACGTAACGCCTATTCGCAACACGATTGCTACCAAAATGCGTCAAAGCGTTTCGGAAATCCCGCACGGCTGGATGATGATCGAAGTGGACGTAACCAATCTGGTGCATCTGCGTAATAAGCTGAAGGAAGAATTTTACCGCAAGGAGGGCATTAATCTGACGTATCTGGCATTCCTGCTTAAAGCGGTCGTCAATGCCATTAAAGATTACCCGATTATGAACTCCGTCTGGGCGGTGGATAAAATCATCGTGAAAAGGGATATTAATATCTCGCTGGCTGTCGGTACGGAAGATTCCGTGATGACGCCGGTTATTAAGAAAGCCGACCAGAAGAACATCGCCGGCCTCGCCCGTGAGGTGGAAGAATTGGCTCGCAAAACCCGCGAAGGCAAGCTGAAGCTGGACGACATGCAGGGGGGTACTTTTACGGTTAACAACACCGGTTCTTTTGGTTCCATCCTGTCACAGCCGATTATCAACTATCCGCAGGCGGCCATTTTGACCTTTGAATCGATTGTCAAGAAGCCAGTCGTCATTAACGACATGATTGCGGTTCGTTCCGTGGCGAATTTGTGTTTGTCGCTGGATCACCGTATTCTGGACGGCGTTATCTGCGGACGGTTTATGCAGCGGGTGAAAGACAATTTGGAGAGCATGACGCTGGAGAATACAAAGCTGTACTAA
- a CDS encoding alpha-ketoacid dehydrogenase subunit beta — MPVMEYIDAIRLAMKEEMERDERVFVLGEDVGVKGGVFTTTKGLQEHFGEDRVMDTPLSESAIAGVAIGAAMYGMKPIAEMQYSDFMLPATNQIISEAAKIRYRSNNDWSCPVVVRAPIGGGIFGGLYHSQCPESIFFGTPGLKIVAPYSAYDAKGLLKAAIRDADPVLFFENKKCYKLIKEDVPEDDYIVEIGKANVLREGDDITVIGYSLPLHFAMQAAEELEAEQGITAHILDLRTIQPLDREAIITAARRTGKVLIVHEDNKTGGVGGEVAAIIAEECLFELDAPIKRLCGPDVPAMPISPPMEKFFMLSKDKVKEAMLELALY; from the coding sequence ATGCCGGTAATGGAATATATCGACGCCATTCGATTGGCGATGAAAGAAGAAATGGAACGCGACGAGCGGGTGTTTGTGCTTGGGGAAGACGTTGGCGTTAAAGGCGGCGTGTTCACCACTACCAAAGGGCTGCAGGAGCATTTTGGCGAAGATCGGGTCATGGATACGCCTTTGTCGGAGTCGGCAATTGCCGGTGTTGCCATTGGCGCGGCTATGTACGGCATGAAACCGATCGCTGAAATGCAGTATTCGGATTTTATGCTGCCTGCGACAAACCAGATTATTAGCGAAGCGGCCAAAATCCGCTACCGCTCCAACAACGACTGGAGCTGCCCGGTCGTCGTGCGCGCGCCAATCGGCGGCGGCATCTTCGGCGGTTTGTATCATTCCCAATGTCCGGAGTCCATTTTCTTCGGAACCCCGGGATTAAAGATCGTAGCGCCTTATTCGGCTTATGATGCCAAAGGCCTGCTGAAGGCCGCGATCCGTGACGCGGATCCGGTGCTCTTTTTCGAGAACAAGAAGTGCTACAAGCTTATCAAGGAAGATGTGCCTGAAGACGACTACATCGTGGAAATCGGCAAAGCCAACGTGCTGCGTGAAGGCGACGATATTACGGTGATTGGCTACAGCCTGCCGCTTCATTTTGCGATGCAGGCTGCAGAGGAGCTTGAAGCTGAGCAGGGCATTACCGCTCATATTCTCGATCTGCGGACGATCCAGCCGCTTGACCGTGAAGCGATTATTACGGCTGCGCGCCGTACGGGCAAGGTGCTGATCGTGCATGAGGACAACAAAACAGGCGGCGTTGGCGGCGAAGTCGCTGCCATTATTGCCGAAGAGTGTCTGTTCGAGCTCGATGCGCCAATTAAACGGCTGTGCGGCCCGGATGTTCCGGCGATGCCGATCAGCCCTCCGATGGAGAAGTTCTTTATGCTCAGCAAAGATAAAGTGAAAGAGGCCATGCTCGAGCTTGCCTTGTATTAA
- a CDS encoding thiamine pyrophosphate-dependent dehydrogenase E1 component subunit alpha, producing the protein MNAKTALDQKLKHEQLGLSDEKAVEMYKYMLLARKYDERLLLLQRAGKINFHVSGIGQEVAQVASAFALDRDRDYFLPYYRDYGFVLSVGMTLKELMLCAFAKAEDPNSGGRQMPGHFGSKKLRIVTGSSPVTTQVPHAVGVALAAKMQKKDIVSFVTFGEGSSNQGDFHEGSNFAGVHKLPVIIMCENNQYAISVPIHKQLAGKVSDRALGYGFPGLRVDGNDALEVYRVVKEARERAVRGEGPTLIEAMMYRLSPHSTSDNDLAYRTKEEVEENRQKDGIPRFKQYLIECGLWSEEQEEAYTKELSEQLKEAIDYADRAPFPKPEDTLLHVYADEREE; encoded by the coding sequence ATGAATGCTAAAACAGCTTTGGATCAAAAACTTAAACATGAGCAGCTTGGGCTTTCGGATGAGAAAGCCGTGGAAATGTACAAATATATGCTGCTCGCACGCAAATACGATGAACGGCTTTTGCTGCTGCAGCGGGCGGGGAAAATTAATTTTCACGTCTCCGGCATCGGGCAGGAAGTAGCGCAGGTCGCTTCCGCGTTTGCCCTGGACCGGGACCGGGATTATTTTCTCCCCTACTACCGAGATTACGGTTTTGTATTGTCGGTGGGCATGACGTTAAAAGAACTGATGCTTTGCGCTTTCGCCAAAGCCGAGGACCCGAACAGCGGCGGCCGGCAGATGCCGGGCCACTTCGGCTCCAAGAAACTTCGCATCGTTACGGGCTCAAGCCCTGTAACCACGCAGGTGCCGCACGCCGTTGGCGTAGCGCTCGCCGCCAAAATGCAGAAGAAAGACATCGTATCATTCGTCACGTTCGGCGAAGGCTCGAGCAACCAGGGTGACTTCCATGAAGGCAGCAACTTTGCCGGCGTTCATAAACTGCCCGTCATCATTATGTGCGAGAACAATCAATACGCAATCTCCGTACCGATTCACAAGCAGCTTGCAGGCAAAGTCAGCGACCGCGCCTTGGGATACGGCTTCCCGGGTCTCCGTGTGGACGGCAATGACGCGCTTGAGGTTTACCGCGTAGTTAAAGAAGCGAGAGAACGTGCGGTTCGCGGCGAAGGGCCAACGCTGATTGAAGCGATGATGTACCGCCTGTCCCCTCACTCCACTTCAGATAATGATCTGGCTTACCGGACCAAAGAAGAGGTTGAGGAGAACCGCCAGAAAGACGGCATTCCAAGATTCAAGCAGTATCTCATCGAATGCGGCTTGTGGTCGGAAGAGCAGGAAGAAGCTTATACGAAAGAGCTTTCCGAACAGCTGAAGGAAGCGATCGACTACGCGGACCGTGCTCCTTTCCCGAAACCGGAAGACACGCTGCTTCATGTGTATGCCGATGAAAGGGAGGAATAA
- the lpdA gene encoding dihydrolipoyl dehydrogenase, giving the protein MSITCDVAVLGGGTGGYIAAIRAAQLGKEVIIVEQDKLGGTCLHKGCIPSKSLLRSAELFAQMKDSESYGIETQGVVLAFPKVQARKSAIVEQLHKGVQYLMKKHKIKVIQGRGRIIGPSIFSPKSGALAVELADGEMETIVPTNLIIATGSRPRFLPGMEPDGQYVLSSDEALEMSALPASMLIVGGGVIGVEWASMLHDFGVSVTVVEAAPQLLPNEDQDVAKELKRLLERRGIKVLTGAKIKSETLRKENGAVTIQADLAGKETELSAEKLLLSIGRQANVEGIGLENTDIAVKDGFIRVNEQMQTTEPHIYAIGDCIGGLQLAHAASHEGITAAEHLAGEPSRVKANVLHTPRCVYTRPEVASVGMTEQGAKDKGFKVKVGKFPFSAIGKALVYGEKDGFVKMIADAETGDILGVHMIGPHVTDLISEAALAQVLDATPWEIGHTVHAHPTLAEIMGEAALAVDGLSLGM; this is encoded by the coding sequence ATGTCAATTACTTGTGATGTAGCCGTTCTGGGAGGCGGGACGGGAGGATACATAGCGGCAATTCGAGCCGCACAATTAGGGAAAGAAGTTATTATCGTTGAACAGGACAAGCTTGGAGGAACATGTCTGCATAAAGGCTGTATTCCAAGCAAAAGCTTGCTGCGGAGCGCGGAGCTGTTCGCTCAGATGAAGGACAGTGAAAGCTACGGCATTGAAACACAGGGGGTAGTATTGGCGTTCCCGAAAGTGCAGGCGCGCAAATCGGCTATCGTAGAGCAACTTCACAAAGGCGTGCAGTACCTGATGAAGAAACATAAAATCAAGGTTATTCAAGGCCGCGGCCGGATTATCGGCCCGTCGATCTTTTCTCCCAAGAGCGGAGCGTTAGCCGTTGAGCTGGCGGATGGAGAGATGGAGACCATCGTGCCAACCAACCTGATTATCGCTACAGGTTCGCGGCCGCGGTTCCTTCCGGGCATGGAGCCGGATGGACAATACGTGCTGAGTAGTGACGAAGCGCTGGAGATGTCGGCTCTGCCGGCTTCCATGCTGATTGTCGGCGGAGGTGTAATAGGCGTAGAGTGGGCGTCGATGCTGCATGATTTTGGTGTCAGTGTCACTGTGGTAGAGGCAGCGCCGCAGCTATTGCCGAATGAAGATCAAGACGTCGCTAAAGAGCTGAAACGTCTGCTCGAACGCCGGGGCATCAAAGTGCTGACTGGAGCGAAGATCAAATCAGAGACGCTGCGTAAAGAAAATGGAGCCGTGACGATACAGGCGGATTTGGCTGGTAAAGAAACGGAGCTTTCCGCGGAGAAGCTGCTGCTGTCCATTGGCCGTCAGGCGAACGTAGAGGGAATTGGTCTGGAAAATACCGATATAGCCGTTAAAGACGGCTTTATTCGGGTTAATGAGCAGATGCAGACTACAGAACCGCATATTTACGCGATCGGAGACTGCATCGGTGGACTGCAGCTGGCCCATGCGGCCAGCCATGAAGGGATTACCGCCGCGGAGCATTTGGCAGGCGAACCTTCCCGTGTGAAAGCAAATGTTCTGCATACGCCTCGCTGCGTGTATACCCGGCCTGAGGTGGCTTCTGTGGGTATGACAGAGCAGGGCGCCAAGGATAAAGGGTTTAAGGTGAAGGTCGGAAAGTTCCCGTTCTCCGCCATCGGCAAAGCTTTGGTATACGGGGAGAAGGACGGTTTTGTCAAAATGATTGCCGACGCCGAAACCGGCGATATTCTTGGTGTTCATATGATTGGACCGCATGTAACGGATCTGATCAGCGAAGCGGCATTGGCACAGGTGCTGGACGCAACGCCTTGGGAGATCGGGCATACGGTTCATGCTCATCCGACCTTGGCGGAAATTATGGGCGAAGCGGCCTTGGCTGTAGACGGACTATCCCTAGGGATGTAA